One genomic region from Athalia rosae chromosome 3, iyAthRosa1.1, whole genome shotgun sequence encodes:
- the LOC105691903 gene encoding catenin alpha isoform X2: protein MSDHFGPIALKWDPKNLEIRTMSVEKTLEPLVLQVTTLVNTKGPSKKKKGKSKRASALVGTVEKATTNFIEKGEQIAYENPDITAEMLSAVEEVRKTGAAMSIAAREFSEDPCSSLKRGNMVRAARNLLSAVTRLLILADMVDVHLLLKSLHVVEDDLEKLKNASSQGELLENIKQFGRNASELMNQAAKRQQELKDPQLRDDLAAARAVLKKHSTMLLTASKVYVRHPELAAAKANRDYVLKQVCEAVNTINDVAQGKTPTDGQHPYDGPGELAAALDDFDERMVMSPLAYNEVRTRPSLEERLESIISGAALMADSSCTRDERRERIVAECNAVRQALQDLLSEYMNNLQLARGGKRMGVKEQTEGLERAIDHMCRKTRDLRRQLRKAVVDHVSDSFLETSVPLLVLIEAARNGRDKEVEEYALVFTEHANKLVEVANLVCSMSGNEDGVKMVRYAAAQIENLCPQVINAARVLAARPRSKVALDNMEVFRQAWENQVRVLTEAVDDITTIDDFLAVSENHILEDVNKCVLALQEGDADTLDRTAGAIRGRSARVCNVVQAEMDNYEPCIYTKRVLEAVKVLREQVMPKFAQRVEVAVDALGSNPAKDVDENDFIDASRLVYDGVREIRRAVLMNRADEDLDPEDVELDEHYTLETRSKSSAQTGEHGVDEYPDISGITTAREAMRKMTEEDKQKILQQVEFFKSEKLKFDREVAKWDDAGNDIIVLAKHMCMIMMEMTDFTRGRGPLKTTMDVINAAKKISEAGTKLDKLTRQIADQCPESSTKKDLLAYLQRIALYCHQMNITSKVKADVQNISGELIVSGLDSATSLIQAAKNLMNAVVLTVKASYVASTKYPRQSTVTSPIVVWKMKAPEKKPLVRPERPEEVRAKVRKGSQKKVQNPIHALSEFQSPTESV, encoded by the exons ATGTCGGATCACTTTGGACCAATAGCGTTAAAATGGGATCCCAAAAATTTGGAGATTCGTACAATGTCGGTGGAAAAGACTTTGGAGCCATTGGTTCTGCAAGTCACTACACTGGTCAATACCAAAGGaccgagcaaaaaaaagaagggtaAATCCAAGCGAGCTAGTGCATTGGTTGGCACAGTTGAAAAAGCTACAACTAACTTCATAGAGAAAGGGGAACAAATTGCATATGAAAATCCTGACATCACTGCTGAAATGCTCAGTGCTGTTGAAGAAGTGAGGAAAACAGGGGCTGCAATGAGTATTGCTGCTCG AGAGTTTTCAGAAGATCCTTGTTCCTCGCTGAAGCGAGGTAACATGGTACGTGCAGCTAGGAATCTTCTGTCTGCTGTGACACGTTTACTGATTTTGGCAGATATGGTCGATGTACATTTGCTTTTGAAATCACTACATGTAGTCGAAGATgacttggaaaaattgaaaaatgcttCCTCACAAGGCGAATTGTTGGAGAACATAAAACAATTTGGTAGAAACGCTTCAGAGCTCATGAATCAGGCTGCAAAACGTCAGCAAGAACTAAAAGACCCACAGCTTCGCGATGACCTAGCAGCTGCCAGAGCCGTTCTCAAAAAACATTCAACGATGTTATTAACAGCATCTAAAGTATACGTTCGGCACCCAGAACTGGCTGCTGCTAAAGCAAATAGAGATTATGTTTTGAAACAAGTCTGCGAAGCCGTTAATACTATAAACGACGTCGCACAAGGCAAAACACCAACTGATGGTCAGCATCCCTATGACGGACCTGGAGAACTAGCAGCTGCTTTAGATGATTTTGATGAAAGAATGGTGATGTCACCACTAGCTTATAACGAAGTTCGCACCCGTCCTAGTCTGGAGGAACGATTGGAAAGTATTATTAGTGGAGCAGCTCTTATGGCCGATTCATCTTGTACCAGAGATGAACGTAGGGAACGCATCGTGGCTGAATGTAACGCCGTCAGACAAGCATTACAAGACCTGCTCAGCGAATACATGAATAAT TTACAGCTCGCTCGGGGTGGGAAACGG ATGGGTGTGAAAGAACAAACTGAAGGATTGGAACGAGCGATCGATCACATGTGTAGAAAGACTCGCGACTTACGCAGACAATTACGCAAAGCTGTCGTCGATCATGTTTCGGACAGTTTTCTTGAAACGAGCGTTCCATTACTAGTGCTTATTGAAGCAGCTCGAAACGGTCGGGACAAAGAGGTCGAAGAGTACGCACTGGTTTTTACAGAGCATGCAAATAAGCTGGTTGAG GTCGCTAACTTGGTCTGCAGTATGTCAGGGAATGAAGATGGCGTGAAAATGGTTCGTTACGCAGCAGCGCAAATTGAAAACCTTTGCCCACAAGTAATTAATGCGGCACGCGTACTCGCAGCTCGTCCTCGCTCCAAAGTAGCTCTTGACAATATGGAGGTGTTTCGACAAGCTTGGGAAAATCAAGTCCGAGTATTAACAGAAGCGGTCGATGATATTACAACTATCGATGACTTTTTGGCAGTTTCTGAAAACCATATTCTAGAAGATGTAAATAAATGCGTTCTTGCTCTGCAAGAAGGAGATGCAGATACTCTAGACAGAACGGCAGGAGCTATCAGAGGAAGATCTGCTAGAGTATGTAACGTGGTTCAAGCAGAAATGGATAACTACGAACCTTGCATTTATACAAAGAGAGTTCTTGAAGCAGTTAAAGTTTTGCGTGAACAAGTTATGCCAAAGTTTGCACAAAGAGTGGAAGTAGCAGTTGATGCTCTTGGAAGTAATCCAGCAAAGGATgttgatgaaaatgatttcatCGATGCTTCTAGACTTGTTTACGATGGTGTTAGGGAAATCAGACGTGCTGTATTGATGAATCGA gccGACGAAGATCTTGATCCAGAAGATGTAGAGCTTGACGAACATTATACATTGGAAACCCGCAGCAAATCGAGTGCTCAGACAGGGGAACACGGAGTAGACGAATACCCTGATATCAGTGGGATCACAACAGCTCGTGAAGCTATGCGTAAAATGACCGAAGAAGATAAACAGAAAATTCTTCAGCAAGTAGAATTCTTCAAAAGCGAGAAATTAAAGTTTGACAGAGAAGTTGCCAAGTGGGACGATGCTGGTAACGATATAATCGTTCTAGCAAAACACATGTGCATGATTATGATGGAAATGACCGATTTCACCCGCGGACGTGGGCCGTTGAAAACCACAATGGACGTGATTAACgcagcgaaaaaaatatctgaggcAGGAACTAAACTGGATAAATTAACTAGACAGATTGCTGATCAGTGTCCTGAAAGTTCAACCAAAAAGGATTTGCTTGCCTATTTACAACGTATCGCTCTTTACTGTCATCAAATGAATATCACAAGCAAAGTCAAGGCAGATGTACAGAATATTAGCGGGGAACTGATCGTTTCCGGATTGGACAGCGCTACGTCACTCATTCAAGCCGCCAAGAATTTAATGAACGCTGTCGTACTCACCGTCAAAGCGTCTTATGTCGCATCCACTAAATATCCACGACAATCGACCGTCACG TCTCCAATCGTCGTTTGGAAGATGAAAGCACCGGAGAAGAAGCCGCTCGTTCGTCCCGAGAGACCGGAAGAAGTCAGAGCGAAGGTCAGAAAAGGTTCTCAAAAGAAAGTTCAGAATCCTATTCACGCTCTTTCCGAATTCCAGAGTCCAACAGAAAGTGTTTAG
- the LOC105691903 gene encoding catenin alpha isoform X3, protein MSDHFGPIALKWDPKNLEIRTMSVEKTLEPLVLQVTTLVNTKGPSKKKKGKSKRASALVGTVEKATTNFIEKGEQIAYENPDITAEMLSAVEEVRKTGAAMSIAAREFSEDPCSSLKRGNMVRAARNLLSAVTRLLILADMVDVHLLLKSLHVVEDDLEKLKNASSQGELLENIKQFGRNASELMNQAAKRQQELKDPQLRDDLAAARAVLKKHSTMLLTASKVYVRHPELAAAKANRDYVLKQVCEAVNTINDVAQGKTPTDGQHPYDGPGELAAALDDFDERMVMSPLAYNEVRTRPSLEERLESIISGAALMADSSCTRDERRERIVAECNAVRQALQDLLSEYMNNMGVKEQTEGLERAIDHMCRKTRDLRRQLRKAVVDHVSDSFLETSVPLLVLIEAARNGRDKEVEEYALVFTEHANKLVEVANLVCSMSGNEDGVKMVRYAAAQIENLCPQVINAARVLAARPRSKVALDNMEVFRQAWENQVRVLTEAVDDITTIDDFLAVSENHILEDVNKCVLALQEGDADTLDRTAGAIRGRSARVCNVVQAEMDNYEPCIYTKRVLEAVKVLREQVMPKFAQRVEVAVDALGSNPAKDVDENDFIDASRLVYDGVREIRRAVLMNRADEDLDPEDVELDEHYTLETRSKSSAQTGEHGVDEYPDISGITTAREAMRKMTEEDKQKILQQVEFFKSEKLKFDREVAKWDDAGNDIIVLAKHMCMIMMEMTDFTRGRGPLKTTMDVINAAKKISEAGTKLDKLTRQIADQCPESSTKKDLLAYLQRIALYCHQMNITSKVKADVQNISGELIVSGLDSATSLIQAAKNLMNAVVLTVKASYVASTKYPRQSTVTYSPIVVWKMKAPEKKPLVRPERPEEVRAKVRKGSQKKVQNPIHALSEFQSPTESV, encoded by the exons ATGTCGGATCACTTTGGACCAATAGCGTTAAAATGGGATCCCAAAAATTTGGAGATTCGTACAATGTCGGTGGAAAAGACTTTGGAGCCATTGGTTCTGCAAGTCACTACACTGGTCAATACCAAAGGaccgagcaaaaaaaagaagggtaAATCCAAGCGAGCTAGTGCATTGGTTGGCACAGTTGAAAAAGCTACAACTAACTTCATAGAGAAAGGGGAACAAATTGCATATGAAAATCCTGACATCACTGCTGAAATGCTCAGTGCTGTTGAAGAAGTGAGGAAAACAGGGGCTGCAATGAGTATTGCTGCTCG AGAGTTTTCAGAAGATCCTTGTTCCTCGCTGAAGCGAGGTAACATGGTACGTGCAGCTAGGAATCTTCTGTCTGCTGTGACACGTTTACTGATTTTGGCAGATATGGTCGATGTACATTTGCTTTTGAAATCACTACATGTAGTCGAAGATgacttggaaaaattgaaaaatgcttCCTCACAAGGCGAATTGTTGGAGAACATAAAACAATTTGGTAGAAACGCTTCAGAGCTCATGAATCAGGCTGCAAAACGTCAGCAAGAACTAAAAGACCCACAGCTTCGCGATGACCTAGCAGCTGCCAGAGCCGTTCTCAAAAAACATTCAACGATGTTATTAACAGCATCTAAAGTATACGTTCGGCACCCAGAACTGGCTGCTGCTAAAGCAAATAGAGATTATGTTTTGAAACAAGTCTGCGAAGCCGTTAATACTATAAACGACGTCGCACAAGGCAAAACACCAACTGATGGTCAGCATCCCTATGACGGACCTGGAGAACTAGCAGCTGCTTTAGATGATTTTGATGAAAGAATGGTGATGTCACCACTAGCTTATAACGAAGTTCGCACCCGTCCTAGTCTGGAGGAACGATTGGAAAGTATTATTAGTGGAGCAGCTCTTATGGCCGATTCATCTTGTACCAGAGATGAACGTAGGGAACGCATCGTGGCTGAATGTAACGCCGTCAGACAAGCATTACAAGACCTGCTCAGCGAATACATGAATAAT ATGGGTGTGAAAGAACAAACTGAAGGATTGGAACGAGCGATCGATCACATGTGTAGAAAGACTCGCGACTTACGCAGACAATTACGCAAAGCTGTCGTCGATCATGTTTCGGACAGTTTTCTTGAAACGAGCGTTCCATTACTAGTGCTTATTGAAGCAGCTCGAAACGGTCGGGACAAAGAGGTCGAAGAGTACGCACTGGTTTTTACAGAGCATGCAAATAAGCTGGTTGAG GTCGCTAACTTGGTCTGCAGTATGTCAGGGAATGAAGATGGCGTGAAAATGGTTCGTTACGCAGCAGCGCAAATTGAAAACCTTTGCCCACAAGTAATTAATGCGGCACGCGTACTCGCAGCTCGTCCTCGCTCCAAAGTAGCTCTTGACAATATGGAGGTGTTTCGACAAGCTTGGGAAAATCAAGTCCGAGTATTAACAGAAGCGGTCGATGATATTACAACTATCGATGACTTTTTGGCAGTTTCTGAAAACCATATTCTAGAAGATGTAAATAAATGCGTTCTTGCTCTGCAAGAAGGAGATGCAGATACTCTAGACAGAACGGCAGGAGCTATCAGAGGAAGATCTGCTAGAGTATGTAACGTGGTTCAAGCAGAAATGGATAACTACGAACCTTGCATTTATACAAAGAGAGTTCTTGAAGCAGTTAAAGTTTTGCGTGAACAAGTTATGCCAAAGTTTGCACAAAGAGTGGAAGTAGCAGTTGATGCTCTTGGAAGTAATCCAGCAAAGGATgttgatgaaaatgatttcatCGATGCTTCTAGACTTGTTTACGATGGTGTTAGGGAAATCAGACGTGCTGTATTGATGAATCGA gccGACGAAGATCTTGATCCAGAAGATGTAGAGCTTGACGAACATTATACATTGGAAACCCGCAGCAAATCGAGTGCTCAGACAGGGGAACACGGAGTAGACGAATACCCTGATATCAGTGGGATCACAACAGCTCGTGAAGCTATGCGTAAAATGACCGAAGAAGATAAACAGAAAATTCTTCAGCAAGTAGAATTCTTCAAAAGCGAGAAATTAAAGTTTGACAGAGAAGTTGCCAAGTGGGACGATGCTGGTAACGATATAATCGTTCTAGCAAAACACATGTGCATGATTATGATGGAAATGACCGATTTCACCCGCGGACGTGGGCCGTTGAAAACCACAATGGACGTGATTAACgcagcgaaaaaaatatctgaggcAGGAACTAAACTGGATAAATTAACTAGACAGATTGCTGATCAGTGTCCTGAAAGTTCAACCAAAAAGGATTTGCTTGCCTATTTACAACGTATCGCTCTTTACTGTCATCAAATGAATATCACAAGCAAAGTCAAGGCAGATGTACAGAATATTAGCGGGGAACTGATCGTTTCCGGATTGGACAGCGCTACGTCACTCATTCAAGCCGCCAAGAATTTAATGAACGCTGTCGTACTCACCGTCAAAGCGTCTTATGTCGCATCCACTAAATATCCACGACAATCGACCGTCACG TAT TCTCCAATCGTCGTTTGGAAGATGAAAGCACCGGAGAAGAAGCCGCTCGTTCGTCCCGAGAGACCGGAAGAAGTCAGAGCGAAGGTCAGAAAAGGTTCTCAAAAGAAAGTTCAGAATCCTATTCACGCTCTTTCCGAATTCCAGAGTCCAACAGAAAGTGTTTAG
- the LOC105691903 gene encoding catenin alpha isoform X4 produces the protein MSDHFGPIALKWDPKNLEIRTMSVEKTLEPLVLQVTTLVNTKGPSKKKKGKSKRASALVGTVEKATTNFIEKGEQIAYENPDITAEMLSAVEEVRKTGAAMSIAAREFSEDPCSSLKRGNMVRAARNLLSAVTRLLILADMVDVHLLLKSLHVVEDDLEKLKNASSQGELLENIKQFGRNASELMNQAAKRQQELKDPQLRDDLAAARAVLKKHSTMLLTASKVYVRHPELAAAKANRDYVLKQVCEAVNTINDVAQGKTPTDGQHPYDGPGELAAALDDFDERMVMSPLAYNEVRTRPSLEERLESIISGAALMADSSCTRDERRERIVAECNAVRQALQDLLSEYMNNMGVKEQTEGLERAIDHMCRKTRDLRRQLRKAVVDHVSDSFLETSVPLLVLIEAARNGRDKEVEEYALVFTEHANKLVEVANLVCSMSGNEDGVKMVRYAAAQIENLCPQVINAARVLAARPRSKVALDNMEVFRQAWENQVRVLTEAVDDITTIDDFLAVSENHILEDVNKCVLALQEGDADTLDRTAGAIRGRSARVCNVVQAEMDNYEPCIYTKRVLEAVKVLREQVMPKFAQRVEVAVDALGSNPAKDVDENDFIDASRLVYDGVREIRRAVLMNRADEDLDPEDVELDEHYTLETRSKSSAQTGEHGVDEYPDISGITTAREAMRKMTEEDKQKILQQVEFFKSEKLKFDREVAKWDDAGNDIIVLAKHMCMIMMEMTDFTRGRGPLKTTMDVINAAKKISEAGTKLDKLTRQIADQCPESSTKKDLLAYLQRIALYCHQMNITSKVKADVQNISGELIVSGLDSATSLIQAAKNLMNAVVLTVKASYVASTKYPRQSTVTSPIVVWKMKAPEKKPLVRPERPEEVRAKVRKGSQKKVQNPIHALSEFQSPTESV, from the exons ATGTCGGATCACTTTGGACCAATAGCGTTAAAATGGGATCCCAAAAATTTGGAGATTCGTACAATGTCGGTGGAAAAGACTTTGGAGCCATTGGTTCTGCAAGTCACTACACTGGTCAATACCAAAGGaccgagcaaaaaaaagaagggtaAATCCAAGCGAGCTAGTGCATTGGTTGGCACAGTTGAAAAAGCTACAACTAACTTCATAGAGAAAGGGGAACAAATTGCATATGAAAATCCTGACATCACTGCTGAAATGCTCAGTGCTGTTGAAGAAGTGAGGAAAACAGGGGCTGCAATGAGTATTGCTGCTCG AGAGTTTTCAGAAGATCCTTGTTCCTCGCTGAAGCGAGGTAACATGGTACGTGCAGCTAGGAATCTTCTGTCTGCTGTGACACGTTTACTGATTTTGGCAGATATGGTCGATGTACATTTGCTTTTGAAATCACTACATGTAGTCGAAGATgacttggaaaaattgaaaaatgcttCCTCACAAGGCGAATTGTTGGAGAACATAAAACAATTTGGTAGAAACGCTTCAGAGCTCATGAATCAGGCTGCAAAACGTCAGCAAGAACTAAAAGACCCACAGCTTCGCGATGACCTAGCAGCTGCCAGAGCCGTTCTCAAAAAACATTCAACGATGTTATTAACAGCATCTAAAGTATACGTTCGGCACCCAGAACTGGCTGCTGCTAAAGCAAATAGAGATTATGTTTTGAAACAAGTCTGCGAAGCCGTTAATACTATAAACGACGTCGCACAAGGCAAAACACCAACTGATGGTCAGCATCCCTATGACGGACCTGGAGAACTAGCAGCTGCTTTAGATGATTTTGATGAAAGAATGGTGATGTCACCACTAGCTTATAACGAAGTTCGCACCCGTCCTAGTCTGGAGGAACGATTGGAAAGTATTATTAGTGGAGCAGCTCTTATGGCCGATTCATCTTGTACCAGAGATGAACGTAGGGAACGCATCGTGGCTGAATGTAACGCCGTCAGACAAGCATTACAAGACCTGCTCAGCGAATACATGAATAAT ATGGGTGTGAAAGAACAAACTGAAGGATTGGAACGAGCGATCGATCACATGTGTAGAAAGACTCGCGACTTACGCAGACAATTACGCAAAGCTGTCGTCGATCATGTTTCGGACAGTTTTCTTGAAACGAGCGTTCCATTACTAGTGCTTATTGAAGCAGCTCGAAACGGTCGGGACAAAGAGGTCGAAGAGTACGCACTGGTTTTTACAGAGCATGCAAATAAGCTGGTTGAG GTCGCTAACTTGGTCTGCAGTATGTCAGGGAATGAAGATGGCGTGAAAATGGTTCGTTACGCAGCAGCGCAAATTGAAAACCTTTGCCCACAAGTAATTAATGCGGCACGCGTACTCGCAGCTCGTCCTCGCTCCAAAGTAGCTCTTGACAATATGGAGGTGTTTCGACAAGCTTGGGAAAATCAAGTCCGAGTATTAACAGAAGCGGTCGATGATATTACAACTATCGATGACTTTTTGGCAGTTTCTGAAAACCATATTCTAGAAGATGTAAATAAATGCGTTCTTGCTCTGCAAGAAGGAGATGCAGATACTCTAGACAGAACGGCAGGAGCTATCAGAGGAAGATCTGCTAGAGTATGTAACGTGGTTCAAGCAGAAATGGATAACTACGAACCTTGCATTTATACAAAGAGAGTTCTTGAAGCAGTTAAAGTTTTGCGTGAACAAGTTATGCCAAAGTTTGCACAAAGAGTGGAAGTAGCAGTTGATGCTCTTGGAAGTAATCCAGCAAAGGATgttgatgaaaatgatttcatCGATGCTTCTAGACTTGTTTACGATGGTGTTAGGGAAATCAGACGTGCTGTATTGATGAATCGA gccGACGAAGATCTTGATCCAGAAGATGTAGAGCTTGACGAACATTATACATTGGAAACCCGCAGCAAATCGAGTGCTCAGACAGGGGAACACGGAGTAGACGAATACCCTGATATCAGTGGGATCACAACAGCTCGTGAAGCTATGCGTAAAATGACCGAAGAAGATAAACAGAAAATTCTTCAGCAAGTAGAATTCTTCAAAAGCGAGAAATTAAAGTTTGACAGAGAAGTTGCCAAGTGGGACGATGCTGGTAACGATATAATCGTTCTAGCAAAACACATGTGCATGATTATGATGGAAATGACCGATTTCACCCGCGGACGTGGGCCGTTGAAAACCACAATGGACGTGATTAACgcagcgaaaaaaatatctgaggcAGGAACTAAACTGGATAAATTAACTAGACAGATTGCTGATCAGTGTCCTGAAAGTTCAACCAAAAAGGATTTGCTTGCCTATTTACAACGTATCGCTCTTTACTGTCATCAAATGAATATCACAAGCAAAGTCAAGGCAGATGTACAGAATATTAGCGGGGAACTGATCGTTTCCGGATTGGACAGCGCTACGTCACTCATTCAAGCCGCCAAGAATTTAATGAACGCTGTCGTACTCACCGTCAAAGCGTCTTATGTCGCATCCACTAAATATCCACGACAATCGACCGTCACG TCTCCAATCGTCGTTTGGAAGATGAAAGCACCGGAGAAGAAGCCGCTCGTTCGTCCCGAGAGACCGGAAGAAGTCAGAGCGAAGGTCAGAAAAGGTTCTCAAAAGAAAGTTCAGAATCCTATTCACGCTCTTTCCGAATTCCAGAGTCCAACAGAAAGTGTTTAG
- the LOC105691903 gene encoding catenin alpha isoform X1 — translation MSDHFGPIALKWDPKNLEIRTMSVEKTLEPLVLQVTTLVNTKGPSKKKKGKSKRASALVGTVEKATTNFIEKGEQIAYENPDITAEMLSAVEEVRKTGAAMSIAAREFSEDPCSSLKRGNMVRAARNLLSAVTRLLILADMVDVHLLLKSLHVVEDDLEKLKNASSQGELLENIKQFGRNASELMNQAAKRQQELKDPQLRDDLAAARAVLKKHSTMLLTASKVYVRHPELAAAKANRDYVLKQVCEAVNTINDVAQGKTPTDGQHPYDGPGELAAALDDFDERMVMSPLAYNEVRTRPSLEERLESIISGAALMADSSCTRDERRERIVAECNAVRQALQDLLSEYMNNLQLARGGKRMGVKEQTEGLERAIDHMCRKTRDLRRQLRKAVVDHVSDSFLETSVPLLVLIEAARNGRDKEVEEYALVFTEHANKLVEVANLVCSMSGNEDGVKMVRYAAAQIENLCPQVINAARVLAARPRSKVALDNMEVFRQAWENQVRVLTEAVDDITTIDDFLAVSENHILEDVNKCVLALQEGDADTLDRTAGAIRGRSARVCNVVQAEMDNYEPCIYTKRVLEAVKVLREQVMPKFAQRVEVAVDALGSNPAKDVDENDFIDASRLVYDGVREIRRAVLMNRADEDLDPEDVELDEHYTLETRSKSSAQTGEHGVDEYPDISGITTAREAMRKMTEEDKQKILQQVEFFKSEKLKFDREVAKWDDAGNDIIVLAKHMCMIMMEMTDFTRGRGPLKTTMDVINAAKKISEAGTKLDKLTRQIADQCPESSTKKDLLAYLQRIALYCHQMNITSKVKADVQNISGELIVSGLDSATSLIQAAKNLMNAVVLTVKASYVASTKYPRQSTVTYSPIVVWKMKAPEKKPLVRPERPEEVRAKVRKGSQKKVQNPIHALSEFQSPTESV, via the exons ATGTCGGATCACTTTGGACCAATAGCGTTAAAATGGGATCCCAAAAATTTGGAGATTCGTACAATGTCGGTGGAAAAGACTTTGGAGCCATTGGTTCTGCAAGTCACTACACTGGTCAATACCAAAGGaccgagcaaaaaaaagaagggtaAATCCAAGCGAGCTAGTGCATTGGTTGGCACAGTTGAAAAAGCTACAACTAACTTCATAGAGAAAGGGGAACAAATTGCATATGAAAATCCTGACATCACTGCTGAAATGCTCAGTGCTGTTGAAGAAGTGAGGAAAACAGGGGCTGCAATGAGTATTGCTGCTCG AGAGTTTTCAGAAGATCCTTGTTCCTCGCTGAAGCGAGGTAACATGGTACGTGCAGCTAGGAATCTTCTGTCTGCTGTGACACGTTTACTGATTTTGGCAGATATGGTCGATGTACATTTGCTTTTGAAATCACTACATGTAGTCGAAGATgacttggaaaaattgaaaaatgcttCCTCACAAGGCGAATTGTTGGAGAACATAAAACAATTTGGTAGAAACGCTTCAGAGCTCATGAATCAGGCTGCAAAACGTCAGCAAGAACTAAAAGACCCACAGCTTCGCGATGACCTAGCAGCTGCCAGAGCCGTTCTCAAAAAACATTCAACGATGTTATTAACAGCATCTAAAGTATACGTTCGGCACCCAGAACTGGCTGCTGCTAAAGCAAATAGAGATTATGTTTTGAAACAAGTCTGCGAAGCCGTTAATACTATAAACGACGTCGCACAAGGCAAAACACCAACTGATGGTCAGCATCCCTATGACGGACCTGGAGAACTAGCAGCTGCTTTAGATGATTTTGATGAAAGAATGGTGATGTCACCACTAGCTTATAACGAAGTTCGCACCCGTCCTAGTCTGGAGGAACGATTGGAAAGTATTATTAGTGGAGCAGCTCTTATGGCCGATTCATCTTGTACCAGAGATGAACGTAGGGAACGCATCGTGGCTGAATGTAACGCCGTCAGACAAGCATTACAAGACCTGCTCAGCGAATACATGAATAAT TTACAGCTCGCTCGGGGTGGGAAACGG ATGGGTGTGAAAGAACAAACTGAAGGATTGGAACGAGCGATCGATCACATGTGTAGAAAGACTCGCGACTTACGCAGACAATTACGCAAAGCTGTCGTCGATCATGTTTCGGACAGTTTTCTTGAAACGAGCGTTCCATTACTAGTGCTTATTGAAGCAGCTCGAAACGGTCGGGACAAAGAGGTCGAAGAGTACGCACTGGTTTTTACAGAGCATGCAAATAAGCTGGTTGAG GTCGCTAACTTGGTCTGCAGTATGTCAGGGAATGAAGATGGCGTGAAAATGGTTCGTTACGCAGCAGCGCAAATTGAAAACCTTTGCCCACAAGTAATTAATGCGGCACGCGTACTCGCAGCTCGTCCTCGCTCCAAAGTAGCTCTTGACAATATGGAGGTGTTTCGACAAGCTTGGGAAAATCAAGTCCGAGTATTAACAGAAGCGGTCGATGATATTACAACTATCGATGACTTTTTGGCAGTTTCTGAAAACCATATTCTAGAAGATGTAAATAAATGCGTTCTTGCTCTGCAAGAAGGAGATGCAGATACTCTAGACAGAACGGCAGGAGCTATCAGAGGAAGATCTGCTAGAGTATGTAACGTGGTTCAAGCAGAAATGGATAACTACGAACCTTGCATTTATACAAAGAGAGTTCTTGAAGCAGTTAAAGTTTTGCGTGAACAAGTTATGCCAAAGTTTGCACAAAGAGTGGAAGTAGCAGTTGATGCTCTTGGAAGTAATCCAGCAAAGGATgttgatgaaaatgatttcatCGATGCTTCTAGACTTGTTTACGATGGTGTTAGGGAAATCAGACGTGCTGTATTGATGAATCGA gccGACGAAGATCTTGATCCAGAAGATGTAGAGCTTGACGAACATTATACATTGGAAACCCGCAGCAAATCGAGTGCTCAGACAGGGGAACACGGAGTAGACGAATACCCTGATATCAGTGGGATCACAACAGCTCGTGAAGCTATGCGTAAAATGACCGAAGAAGATAAACAGAAAATTCTTCAGCAAGTAGAATTCTTCAAAAGCGAGAAATTAAAGTTTGACAGAGAAGTTGCCAAGTGGGACGATGCTGGTAACGATATAATCGTTCTAGCAAAACACATGTGCATGATTATGATGGAAATGACCGATTTCACCCGCGGACGTGGGCCGTTGAAAACCACAATGGACGTGATTAACgcagcgaaaaaaatatctgaggcAGGAACTAAACTGGATAAATTAACTAGACAGATTGCTGATCAGTGTCCTGAAAGTTCAACCAAAAAGGATTTGCTTGCCTATTTACAACGTATCGCTCTTTACTGTCATCAAATGAATATCACAAGCAAAGTCAAGGCAGATGTACAGAATATTAGCGGGGAACTGATCGTTTCCGGATTGGACAGCGCTACGTCACTCATTCAAGCCGCCAAGAATTTAATGAACGCTGTCGTACTCACCGTCAAAGCGTCTTATGTCGCATCCACTAAATATCCACGACAATCGACCGTCACG TAT TCTCCAATCGTCGTTTGGAAGATGAAAGCACCGGAGAAGAAGCCGCTCGTTCGTCCCGAGAGACCGGAAGAAGTCAGAGCGAAGGTCAGAAAAGGTTCTCAAAAGAAAGTTCAGAATCCTATTCACGCTCTTTCCGAATTCCAGAGTCCAACAGAAAGTGTTTAG